From the Juglans microcarpa x Juglans regia isolate MS1-56 chromosome 7D, Jm3101_v1.0, whole genome shotgun sequence genome, the window CCTTCTAAAAGGGGGCTAACGGGGCTAGGGCGAAGGCGATACGAGGAATGACTGACCAACTCATCAACCTTCTTTCCCCGATAAGACTCTTCTCTTGTTTATTCGGTCTATTTTCGGATTATGGTGGTCTAACTATTTCCTCTTTGACTAACAGGGGTTCAAGTTTTGGCGGCCTAGGTCGTGGATGGATGGGTCGAGCTAGAAAGAAAGGTCAAGATCTTGCGTAAGTTTGGTGGTCGGGCCTACTGCCAAATGTTTAAGCTCTGAGTCGCCTTGGAGCGCACCGAGATGGCCCTTTAGGAGGGTAAAGTAAAGAATGGGTGCCTACGGCGGATCATCATGGACCTTTACAAAGAGGGGTCCAATCTCTGAGCAAGCGTTGAGGCAGGAGGTGTCCTGTCTCAAGGTTGCTGCGAAGGCCACTGTAGAAGAGCGAAGTTTAGAGGAGGCGCGGATTCTCTGCATGGATAAGGAGACGAGGGAAGCCGAGCGGCATTGTTAGGGTTATATCGCCACGCTTTTTGAAACCGTGGACGTCCACCACAACTTGAATGCTCACCTTAATGAACACTAGTCTGGAAGGGATGCATTCGTGATATAGAACACAGCGATTCAAAGGGATAAAAAGAAGGTCGAAGACCTATGCGTGAAGCTGTTGGAGTCCCATTTGCAGCTCAAGGAGGAGTCAAGGTCCCACGAGGAGAGGACTAAGAGGTTGGAGGGCGAGCATCCTGCCCAAACGAGAAGCCCGCCCGGATCACTTCCAAGCTCAAGGCGGCTAAACGTTTCTGCAACAGGCCTAGAGCTATGGATACTCCTTGGAAGGGTTTGAGGACACCTGGTAATGAACCCTCACGACTTCCCTGGGACTCTGGACTTGGCTCGCTCCGTTCCTTCTCGAGAGGACTGCAAACCCCTTAACTCCCTAGGGTAGGACCTGATGCTCGATGTCTTTCGTGATCCTGCTTCCCAACCATGGTTGCTCGGGCAAACTTTTTCTTGCTTTGCCTTGtgctttgtttcatttttttttttagctcgAGTCCTTGTAAACATAAGTTTAGTTAATGAATCAGACTTTCAACGCTCTTTTTCCCTTGCGATTGTGAGTTTATGCCTTCTTGGTTTGTTATTGACTTCGATTTATCGAGGTCTGCCCTGTCATGGTGTGCCGAGCCGGGTCATGGGGCTGGGTCAAGAGTCGACCACGCTGAACGGAAGTCAAGGCAACCCTAGCCCAGGCGGGATCTGAAATCGACTATACTGGGTAAAGCCTAGACGTCGAGGTGCGAGTGCGTTGTATCAGCCCAAGTAACCACGCACTGGGTGGTGAGGGGGGACTGGGACACTTGGTAGTGGTGTTTGCACGTCGAGGACGGTTATCGAGCCATTCAATCCACATGTGCACGTTTACAtacaaaaacatcattttttttcttactgtCATCAACAATTCTTTACATTGAAAGTCATTGGgtgcaaaagaagaaaaggaaaggaaagaaagggcTATCGCATGTGCTAGGACACTTTGGACCACTGGTTGGCGGGACTCAGCATGGTCGGTTTCTCTACCCAGTTATGCGGACTTGGGTTTGCCAGGTTCCTTACCCCGCAGTTCTTGCACGTAGCACTCCTTGGCTATCACTCCTCTTCTCGCCTGGCCCTTTTCTTGCACCAGTCTTCTTCTCGTGGGTTTTAGTACAGGCACTCCATTTGGGACACTTGCGCCCATGTACCTTGGGGTGGTCAAAGCCCAAAAGGTGTCCTCAACATTGATGAAGTCGTCAAGCCAATCCATGAAGTCCCGCAAGGTCGCCGTGGTCTTCCATGCGATTTTTTCCATCAAGGGGCTCAGGTGCCAAATGCCACCCAGCAACGTCGCTAGGGTGATCTTCTCATCCTGGTAATTCGTAGTCATCCGCTCCTTATTGAAGCGGTACATGTATGCCTTTAAgctctcttcctccctctccTTGATTCTGAAGAGGTAAGCGACCGATCGTCTTCTTTTTTTACTAGCCATGAACTAAGTCAAGAAAAAACTGGTGATCTAGCTCCTCGAAGTTGTGGATGGTGCCAGGTCGAAGGATGTCAAACGATGCTTAGGTGGAACCTTTCACCGTCAAGGGAAAAGCTCAGCACACTATCTCCCTCAGGAAGTCGTGCAACATCATGTGAGTTTTGAACATCTCTAGGTGCTCAACTGGGTCCTTCGACCAATCCTACATCTCCATCTTTAGGGCCCTGAATTTTCTAGGAAGCGGGATTGCCATCATTTTGGCGTTGTAGGGTAGTTCTCTGCCACTAAGTAGCTGGTCCATGATGGATGACCCCTATCTTCTtcgccatctcctcatacttgcCCATGAGACTGTGCAATCCGTCGTCCATATGCTAGTGCTCTTCACCTTTAGGTGGCGGCCTACTAGTGTTCTGTGAGTCCCCTTCCTTCCATTGGGTCTTACTCGGTCCAGTGACTCCATCTAGCTCATCATTCCTTCACTTTAGCACCTCGTTCTCTCGCCAAAGGGCTTCCGCATCTGAGGTCAAACATTTCGCAAGCTTCTCCATTTTCGTGAACCTTCCTTCCATGCTTGCCGAAGTAAACTCTTACTCGAGGGTCGCACAGGAGCGCATTGTGGCCGGCATGCAAAAGGCACGTTAACACTGTTAGGTCGAAATAATATCAGATCCTACAGACGTCGCAAACTATTAATGTGTTTTGTAGCCTTCAAGCAACAACGATACTCCCGCACTTGCGAGGGTGGAAGAAAGGGTGGCTGGGAGGGAGGGGGGTTGCCGTGTCACCTTCGATGCCAATGTTAGATCTCTTCTTCATGGTCCAGGAAAGCTAAGCAAGTAGATACAAAAAGTTAGAAAGATATACCAAGTGTGTAACCCCCCCTCTCATTGTCAATCTTCTTCCATTTATAGCCAATTTCGTGTGTGGTTCTTCAGTCGCCATAATGATCGCCTTTGTCTTGGAAGGCATGACGTTGCATTTAATGTGGCCATTCTTGTCAGCTACAAGGGACCGACCTCAGGGCTGATCGCCCTGAGTTACATTCAATTCAGCCAATCCTAAAGCGTGCAAGATCTCAGCCTGTCTATTCCCCATTAATGCATGGTGATTGGAGGAACCATCGGCTCCTTTTACCCTTGGTTGGGCCCTTGGGTTCACTTGGGCCTACCTTCGTTAAGGGTCGTGGGCCTTGGTGCGATGGGTCAAGGCCCATCCTAGCTGAGTACGATAAATCTCCTTTCCAGCATCATTAATTTTCACATCTAAAAAATAGCAACAATTTCTTTATAGGTACCATTTCATCATCTTAAAACTGCAACccttttttctcaaataaataaataaaagagaagtgctacacTCTTACGAAAGTAAACTCACAATtagatatgatttgatatgagacattagatttattttataataaaaatagttttacaatttaatgtactacattaaatcacgtcaatttataaatttattattatgtgatctctttatagttaaaatatttctctcgATAAAAACTATCCAATTCGTAATTCTTTGCGTCGGAGAAGGTTTGTGCTATTTGTTATGTAGATATTTGTCTTTAATTATCGCATAATTGGATTGGAGAGTTATCATCAGCAAAGGGCTGACTCCTGCATTGATTAGAGTACTACCAAACATGTACATTATCCTCACTTTTTTCAGTATCCTTGCCCCCACATTGCAACCATTATGCATGTGTGTAGTCCCCACAATTATTCCTTTTCATCAACTATACTATTACTAGGTATCGACTCTATCCCAAAAAAGCTAGGCAATATAGACACACTTGGTTTGCTAGAGTTCAGAGTacttgagatgagatggttccTTTCTGTTGAGGTATGGGTCATTGGTATAATATTTTAATGGAGGGACTAAATTAAAACTTGTTGATAGCTTACTTAATCACACTTCTTGCACCACACGTCTTCTAGGTCGAAGGGTTTAGGTTCAATGAGctattaagatgataaaatagcTAAGTGATATAACACAATTTTAGAGATCAAGGCATGATGAAAAGTATACattgcaattttattttattttattttatttttgtaattggaGAGTGCAACGTGCCAAATTATTAGGTAACATATaacaaaaatgtgaaaaatagtGTAAAGTTTGTTTATCCTTTATATAATAGCTGCTGTTTCTTATTGGCAAGTTGTATAATTGACATTAGTGGTCTCGATTGttttcataactcatctcaactcatttcatctaattattataactttttcaaattactatataaaataaaataaacaaatcaattttttcaaatcctaaaataaaaataatattaaaaaaatatattctaacaatattttatttaactttttacttttgtttaaattcatctcatcttatctgtgaaaacaaacgagacttaatcattttaatttatttccttccTAAGTAAAGTTCTTTGTTAAATGAAGTAGAGAATAACAGATAGATGTGATGGTGCAGAGTGATCCTCGCTTGTTTAGGACCAATGAAATTATGAAGGTATTGCCAATGGAGGATAGTTAAGTGATTTGCTTTCTGAAAAAGTACATTTTACCATCTCCAACTACATCTTCTGCAATGAGACCACAAAACCATCAAATTTTATTCTCTAAACTATTAGTTACCTTGCAATTTACTCAGTCATAGATTAGGTAATTAGATTATTGAAAATTAATAGGTGATATGACATGAACAATTGGGATTAAtttaaagggagaaaaaaaaatgtaatttgtgtttggaattaggggtaaaatggtaattttgatAAGATAATGGTCAACCGGCAAAAGAAGTGTAAGTATGGggtaaaatttaatttccctTCTTCTTTTGCAGCAAGACCACGAGAACTAAACCTACTTTCTTTTGTCCTAAAGAAGTTCTTTGATCTTTCTGAGGTAACTTATATTAATGTtagaaaattattcaaataattagaactattttctttctttaacatttctttaaaaaaaaaaaagaaagaaagaaaggttgAAAGATTTTGgatttctagagagagagagagacagagagagagagatgaaaaaaaGGGAAGATGTTTTCACtatgtttgagattttgattgaTCAATCAATTCATGGAAGGCATGTACGTTGAGCATTACCTCCCTCAAATATATCCTAAGACTCGTGGCATGATCCTACTTCCTTCTGCAATGATTTATCTTATAATCTGTCATCGATGCTATAACTTTATCACCTACCACTTGTCTTCTTCATCAACTAAAATTCAACCACGCGGCTGAAGTTGGGAGCACTTCACCTAAAGCCTCTATTTGAAGAGTGGAGAGGGGGAGGGCATTTGTGTAGACCTCTCGTTGTAGATAGGGTATTCCTCCCTTAAAGAGTCTCAATGATCGAGTGGCAGAAGCCTTCTCAATTCTCACTCTATTCTCCAATTAAGTCGGGTGGAGGAAGTTTCCTTCCACCCATTATCGAGGAGCGATGTCCTTAACATTCAAAATCTTAACATGACGTGTCAAGTTTTTAACATATGTCAAAGTTTTCATTAGCTGTCACGTGATTACCAAACCAGTTACGAAGTTGTTAGTCATTCGTTCATAGGTGAGAACATAGACACTACATCATACGATGGAGCATATGCACCAAGGCGCCCCACTTTGTActttttaaacttagaaaaatCACAATTTATCTGCCTAAACTACCGCTACTTCTTTATAATAAATGTATTTACCAAACTATCAAAATGTATTTATTCTTCATTGATATTTGATGATTAAGATAATTAGAAAATATGCGTTACGGTACGGTCTTCAACGGATGAGTACTAATGGGAGGGAATAAATTTGAGGCAACGAACGAAAACCATCTCTTTATTTATAAACATCTTCCCACTTAGAAAGAGAAACTCCTGCTTCTCTCTTGAAAAGTTACTAATTTTTTTCGATCAGTGCTTCCATCCTTCTCTCTGTTCCTTTTTTAGTACATGCCtgtgtataaatttttttactagtATTTTTATTCCCTCCTCTCTACTGGGCTCAACTTTGGTTAGATCTTTCACACTCCGGTGACTGACTGTCTACACGCGCCCCACCTCCTAACCCCCAATTACCAATCTATCTGGACGAACTGGAACCGTAGAAAAAATCTCGACGCGCCAAAATGCATCTTACGGCTACACACATCGTACCAATAGATTCACCACTTCAAGCTCTTCCAGATCTGACCCACCCCATCTCACAATCACTGGTGCATGGAAACAAAGCACCACCATAGGCGAGCGTGAAGAAAATTGGTCTGCCGCAATCCACCCCATTCAATGTCGGTGTTCCTACTTAGTTTCTGCTTCACCCAActgatgattttgaaaaaaaaaatacaaatcttttcaaaaaaacattTCACAATAATAAACTACGATGCACCTTCAGCATCCACCATCTTCAGCAGTGGTATCATAGTTTGCACATTTGTGCGAACTATAAAGACGCCCTCTTTGTAGGATATGGATGAAGACCAAATTTTTAGACTTAAAACCtgatttctttttcacttttacgTTGTGATTGTTGTAATAAGATGTTTGTTGGAAAGCCTCACCTCACCCCCTTCTCATGTAtctcattttcccttttttaatgaaatatttgcttacttagaaaaaaaaaatgataatttgagACGACGGGTAaagtaaaattgtaaaagaGTGCTCATTTGAGGAATTAAAGTGTAATTTTCcctttaaacattaaaaaaaaaaaaagctaaaatggTTATAGCTCAATAATTTTTGTCGTGAAATTGATGAGAAATATTAcaagttctttgaatttcaaatgTTGCAGAACTCGCATCTTaaatttgacaaaataaaaatccagattttaaattccaaaaccaAATAACACAAGGTGCATTTATCATAATTTCCCTAAAGAAACTAGAAAATTAATTCCTCCGTACAGCACAAATaaccatagaaaaaaaaaaaagttaattccGGACGTTAATAGGCAGgtacatgaatttatttatttatttactacaaTATTAATACTTCCCACAATTGTATCAGAgatctcaaaataaattttatattaaaaaaataataaatgtagGGTTTCAGGATCAAACTTTTTTCGTAGTGATTTTAGAGGATCTGCCACCGCTTTcctctcatataattattataattttttaaaattttaaaataaaattaaaattaaaaattaaaaaattattttttaataattttttatttaatttttttgaaactaaaaaaataaaaaatactgtaAATCTTTATTCCTTTCCTAAAGACTTTGAGGCTAAATTAAAGGTTTCTTACCTCAAAACTTTGATAccaaaagagagaaacaaagaacAAGCAGATCAAATCAAAATCCCAGAGAAAACAAGGAGAAGAGCCGAAGAGAGGGATTCAGAAAAGCAAAGCAACATAAATATCAACTAGCGACAGCTTGTCCAAACATGGTAGTAACAAGAGTAAAGTTTAAGCAGCTTTAGCTGTACAAGCCAAATAAATGTGGGTCAGATCATGCAGAAGACCAGCCAGATCTCCATCAACCTCAACCTCACCTTCTTTGATCTCTGCAAGCACTCTCTCAAGGAATCTTTGAGTACCCATTTCTTGATTTGCATGAGGCTCCGCCAAGGACTGTGACCTCTGCCTCTTTATGGCCTCCCTTCTGCGATCATGATCTGCCATTCTACAccgaaagtaaagaaaaaagaaagatgtaaATCATTGtattctgagagagagagagagagaggcggacaggaaaaaaaaaaaacatactccatagagaaagagaggggatGAGCAATCCCTGAAACACAAAGAGGAAGGCCATAGGAGCCATGGAGATTCGACATGGACTGCATCTTGAATCGGGTAGCGAATTTGAGGAACTGGGGCtatatgaagaagaagaaatgttaTAGGGTTTTGGTTTTAACTGTGTAAAGTTTCGGGGATTTATG encodes:
- the LOC121239170 gene encoding uncharacterized protein LOC121239170; its protein translation is MQSMSNLHGSYGLPLCVSGIAHPLSFSMEMADHDRRREAIKRQRSQSLAEPHANQEMGTQRFLERVLAEIKEGEVEVDGDLAGLLHDLTHIYLACTAKAA